The following coding sequences are from one Vicia villosa cultivar HV-30 ecotype Madison, WI unplaced genomic scaffold, Vvil1.0 ctg.003726F_1_1, whole genome shotgun sequence window:
- the LOC131641419 gene encoding uncharacterized protein LOC131641419 — protein sequence MATQSSQFQEETRSNFRNMGSSIKNLEIQMSQIAQQLANSQQSGALPSATVTNPKDHNNMSAIVTRSGKGKGVVENDDEEEEPLLELDLEIKENEVEAEEVVVMEPTPKEKAVEQKPTVKLPFPIRNKKKGQHEKNFEKFLEMFKKLEINIPFLEGMKIPVKKKDRGSVTTPFTIRDRSFKKALIDLGASVSLMPCLSTRDWG from the exons ATGGCAACTCAAAGCTcccagtttcaagaagaaacgagGAGTAATTTCCGGAATATGGGTTCCTCcattaaaaatctggaaattcaaatgagtcagatagcacagCAGTTAGCAAACTCTCAACAGTCGGGCGCGTTACCAAGTGCCACAGTTACCAATCCTAAAGATCATAATAATATGAGCGCTATTGTTACTAGGAGCGGTAAAGGGAAAGGTGTAGTTGAAAATGATGATGAGGAAGAGGAACCATTGTTGGAGTTAGACTTGGAGATAAAAGAAAATGAGGTAGAAGCTGAGGAAGTGGTCGTGATGGAACCAACACCAAAAGAGAAGGCGGTTGAGCAAAAGCCGACAGTAAAACTTCCTTTTCCGATAAGGAACAAGAAAAAAGGGCAACatgagaagaattttgaaaagttcttggagatgttcaagaaGCTGGAGATTAATATTCCATTCTTGGAG ggtatgaagattccggtGAAGAAGAAGGATCGAGGTTCCGTGACTACTCCTTTCACAATTAGGGATAGGTCATTCAAGAAAGCTCTAattgatttgggagcaagtgtgagCCTTATGCCTTGTCTGTCTACAAGAGATTGGGGATAG